A genome region from Synchiropus splendidus isolate RoL2022-P1 chromosome 5, RoL_Sspl_1.0, whole genome shotgun sequence includes the following:
- the LOC128758479 gene encoding protocadherin-9 isoform X5: MDLKDFYLLGALLACIMLDPSIAQELIYPIREELQENVLIGNIPKDLNISHTNAATGASANLVYRLVSKAGDVPLVRVLSSTGEIFTTSNRIDREKLCPGPSFEDSECSFEFEVVILPNDYFRLIKIKIVVKDTNDNAPMFPSPVINISIPENTLINSRFAIPSATDNDTGPNSVHKYELINGQSAFGLDIVETPEGEKWPQLIVQQNLDREQKDTYVMKIKVEDGGSPQKSSTAILQVTVTDVNDNRPVFRESQVEVHIPENSPIGTSVVRLQATDADIGANAEIRYVFGTQVPPATKRLFALNTTTGLITVQRPLDREETSTHKLSVLASDGSSSSARATITINVTDVNDNPPNIDLRYIISPINGTVLLSEKDPINTKIALITVSDKDTDINGKVICFIEKDVPFHLKAVYDNQYLLETSALLDYEGTKEYNFKIVASDSGKPSLNQTALVRVRLEDENDNPPIFTQPVIELAVVENNKRDLFLTTLTATDEDSGKNAEIVYQLGPNASFFDLDRKTGVLTASRVFDREDQDRFLFTVTARDNGTPPLQTQAAVIVTVLDENDNNPKFTHNHFQFFVSENLPKYSTVGVITVTDSDAGENAAVSLSILNDNENFILDPYSGVIKSNVSFDREQQSSYTFDVRAVDSGRPPCSSAAKVTINVIDVNDNTPTVMYPHSNTSFKLVPLSSIPGSVVAEVFAVDGDTGMNAELKYTIVNGNSKGLFRIDPVTGNITLEEKPTLSDVGLHRLVVNISDLGYPKSLHTLVLVFLYVNDTVGNATLISNLIRRTMEMPIDRNIGESSEPYQSGDYLTIMIAFVTGALVVIIVIFVTVLLRCRHASRFKAAQRKKQGTEWMSPNTENKQNKKKKRKKRKSPKSSLLNFVTIEGNKPDDPAHEPINGTISLPTELEDQGIGRFDWNATPTTTFKPSSPDLARHYKSASPQSAFHLKADTPVSVKKHHVIQELPLDNTFVGGCDTLSKRSSTSSDHFSASECSSQGGFKTKGPMHTRQQETLTRARTELNPEYLDLRPRAELNPEYWTPCTPLMAR; this comes from the coding sequence ATGGATCTAAAAGACTTTTACCTGTTGGGCGCTCTGCTCGCCTGCATCATGCTCGATCCATCAATAGCCCAAGAGCTAATCTATCCCAtcagagaggagctgcaggaaaatgtcCTGATCGGAAACATACCAAAGGACCTTAATATCTCCCACACAAATGCTGCCACTGGGGCCAGCGCTAACCTGGTGTACCGGCTGGTCTCCAAAGCTGGAGATGTGCCCTTGGTCCGGGTTTTGAGCAGCACCGGGGAGATATTCACCACATCCAACCGCATTGACAGGGAAAAGTTGTGCCCCGGTCCCTCTTTTGAGGACAGCGAGTGCTCCTTTGAATTTGAAGTCGTCATACTGCCAAACGACTATTTCAGGCTGATTAAAATCAAAATAGTCGTGAAAGACACGAATGATAACGCGCCCATGTTTCCATCGCCTGTGATTAACATCTCCATCCCGGAGAACACGCTCATTAACAGCCGCTTTGCCATTCCCTCGGCCACTGACAACGACACGGGCCCCAACAGTGTACACAAGTACGAGCTGATCAATGGGCAGAGTGCTTTTGGATTAGACATCGTGGAAACACCTGAGGGGGAGAAGTGGCCTCAGCTCATCGTGCAGCAGAATCTGGACCGAGAGCAGAAGGACACATACGTGATGAAAATCAAAGTAGAGGATGGTGGAAGTCCGCAGAAATCCAGCACTGCTATTCTTCAGGTCACAGTCACTGATGTGAACGACAACAGGCCGGTGTTCAGGGAGAGCCAGGTGGAGGTCCACATTCCTGAAAATTCCCCCATTGGGACGTCTGTTGTCAGGCTGCAGGCCACAGATGCAGACATCGGGGCAAATGCAGAAATCCGATATGTGTTTGGGACTCAGGTGCCGCCTGCTACCAAGAGGCTGTTTGCTCTGAACACGACAACGGGACTGATCACAGTGCAGAGGCCTCTGGACCGGGAGGAGACGTCCACACATAAGCTGTCCGTGTTAGCCAGCGATGGCAGCTCCAGTTCAGCCAGAGCCACCATTACGATAAACGTGACGGATGTTAATGACAACCCCCCTAATATAGATCTGAGATATATAATCAGCCCTATTAATGGCACTGTTTTGCTCTCAGAGAAGGATCCTATAAATACCAAAATAGCCCTCATTACGGTGTCAGACAAAGACACAGACATTAATGGCAAAGTCATCTGTTTTATCGAAAAGGATGTTCCCTTCCATCTCAAAGCGGTTTATGATAACCAGTATCTGTTGGAAACCTCAGCACTGCTCGACTACGAGGGCACAAAGGAGTACAACTTCAAAATTGTTGCGTCAGATTCAGGAAAACCGAGCTTGAATCAAACTGCTCTGGTGAGAGTGAGACTGGAGGATGAGAATGACAATCCACCTATTTTTACTCAACCGGTAATCGAGCTGGCTGTGGTGGAAAACAACAAACGTGACTTGTTCCTCACCACCCTGACTGCCACAGATGAGGACAGTGGGAAAAACGCAGAGATTGTTTATCAGTTGGGACCCAACGCTTCATTCTTCGATCTTGACCGCAAAACTGGGGTTCTGACGGCATCCCGAGTGTTTGACCGTGAAGATCAGGATCGTTTCCTTTTCACAGTGACAGCGAGAGATAATGGCACTCCTCCTCTGCAGACTCAGGCAGCTGTCATTGTGACGGTGCTggatgaaaatgacaacaaccCCAAGTTCACACATAACCACTTCCAATTCTTTGTATCTGAGAATCTTCCAAAGTACAGCACTGTCGGTGTGATAACAGTGACAGACTCGGATGCTGGGGAAAACGCTGCCGTTTCACTTTCCATCCTGAATGACAACGAGAACTTTATTCTGGACCCTTATTCTGGAGTTATAAAGTCAAACGTGTCGTTTGATCGGGAGCAGCAGAGTTCGTACACGTTTGACGTCAGGGCAGTGGACAGTGGCAGGCCCCCGTGCTCctctgctgccaaggtgaccaTTAATGTCATCGATGTCAACGACAACACCCCCACTGTCATGTACCCTCATTCCAACACATCCTTCAAGCTTGTCCCCCTCTCATCTATTCCCGGATCAGTTGTCGCCGAGGTGTTTGCCGTCGACGGAGACACCGGAATGAATGCAGAACTCAAATACACCATAGTGAATGGGAACAGCAAGGGCTTGTTCAGGATTGACCCCGTCACAGGAAACATTACTCTGGAGGAAAAGCCGACTCTGAGTGACGTAGGACTCCATAGACTGGTGGTCAACATCAGTGATTTGGGGTACCCCAAGTCGCTCCACACTCTCGTGCTGGTGTTTCTTTACGTCAATGACACTGTTGGCAACGCAACGCTTATCTCCAATCTAATCCGCAGGACGATGGAGATGCCGATCGACCGTAACATTGGCGAAAGCAGTGAACCTTATCAAAGCGGGGACTATTTAACTATAATGATTGCGTTTGTGACCGGGGCCTTAGTGGTGATAATTGTCATCTTTGTCACTGTGCTGCTGCGCTGCCGCCACGCTTCACGGTTTAAAGCCGCGCAGAGGAAGAAGCAAGGCACAGAGTGGATGTCACCCAACACAGAGAACAAgcagaataaaaagaaaaagcgcAAGAAAAGGAAGTCGCCCAAAAGCTCGCTGCTTAACTTTGTGACCATCGAAGGAAACAAACCAGATGATCCAGCCCACGAGCCCATCAATGGAACCATCAGCTTGCCCACCGAACTGGAAGACCAAGGGATTGGACGCTTTGATTGGAATGCCACACCTACCACCACCTTCAAGCCGAGCAGCCCAGACCTGGCCCGACACTACAAGTCCGCTTCACCTCAGTCCGCCTTCCACCTGAAGGCGGACACCCCAGTTTCAGTCAAGAAGCATCATGTGATTCAGGAGCTGCCATTGGATAACACTTTTGTTGGGGGCTGTGACACCCTTTCCAAACGGTCCTCCACAAGCTCTGACcatttcagtgcctctgagtgCAGCTCCCAAGGAGGGTTCAAGACAAAGGGGCCCATGCACACCAGACAGCAG
- the LOC128758479 gene encoding protocadherin-9 isoform X6 produces MDLKDFYLLGALLACIMLDPSIAQELIYPIREELQENVLIGNIPKDLNISHTNAATGASANLVYRLVSKAGDVPLVRVLSSTGEIFTTSNRIDREKLCPGPSFEDSECSFEFEVVILPNDYFRLIKIKIVVKDTNDNAPMFPSPVINISIPENTLINSRFAIPSATDNDTGPNSVHKYELINGQSAFGLDIVETPEGEKWPQLIVQQNLDREQKDTYVMKIKVEDGGSPQKSSTAILQVTVTDVNDNRPVFRESQVEVHIPENSPIGTSVVRLQATDADIGANAEIRYVFGTQVPPATKRLFALNTTTGLITVQRPLDREETSTHKLSVLASDGSSSSARATITINVTDVNDNPPNIDLRYIISPINGTVLLSEKDPINTKIALITVSDKDTDINGKVICFIEKDVPFHLKAVYDNQYLLETSALLDYEGTKEYNFKIVASDSGKPSLNQTALVRVRLEDENDNPPIFTQPVIELAVVENNKRDLFLTTLTATDEDSGKNAEIVYQLGPNASFFDLDRKTGVLTASRVFDREDQDRFLFTVTARDNGTPPLQTQAAVIVTVLDENDNNPKFTHNHFQFFVSENLPKYSTVGVITVTDSDAGENAAVSLSILNDNENFILDPYSGVIKSNVSFDREQQSSYTFDVRAVDSGRPPCSSAAKVTINVIDVNDNTPTVMYPHSNTSFKLVPLSSIPGSVVAEVFAVDGDTGMNAELKYTIVNGNSKGLFRIDPVTGNITLEEKPTLSDVGLHRLVVNISDLGYPKSLHTLVLVFLYVNDTVGNATLISNLIRRTMEMPIDRNIGESSEPYQSGDYLTIMIAFVTGALVVIIVIFVTVLLRCRHASRFKAAQRKKQGTEWMSPNTENKQNKKKKRKKRKSPKSSLLNFVTIEGNKPDDPAHEPINGTISLPTELEDQGIGRFDWNATPTTTFKPSSPDLARHYKSASPQSAFHLKADTPVSVKKHHVIQELPLDNTFVGGCDTLSKRSSTSSDHFSASECSSQGGFKTKGPMHTRQQMAR; encoded by the coding sequence ATGGATCTAAAAGACTTTTACCTGTTGGGCGCTCTGCTCGCCTGCATCATGCTCGATCCATCAATAGCCCAAGAGCTAATCTATCCCAtcagagaggagctgcaggaaaatgtcCTGATCGGAAACATACCAAAGGACCTTAATATCTCCCACACAAATGCTGCCACTGGGGCCAGCGCTAACCTGGTGTACCGGCTGGTCTCCAAAGCTGGAGATGTGCCCTTGGTCCGGGTTTTGAGCAGCACCGGGGAGATATTCACCACATCCAACCGCATTGACAGGGAAAAGTTGTGCCCCGGTCCCTCTTTTGAGGACAGCGAGTGCTCCTTTGAATTTGAAGTCGTCATACTGCCAAACGACTATTTCAGGCTGATTAAAATCAAAATAGTCGTGAAAGACACGAATGATAACGCGCCCATGTTTCCATCGCCTGTGATTAACATCTCCATCCCGGAGAACACGCTCATTAACAGCCGCTTTGCCATTCCCTCGGCCACTGACAACGACACGGGCCCCAACAGTGTACACAAGTACGAGCTGATCAATGGGCAGAGTGCTTTTGGATTAGACATCGTGGAAACACCTGAGGGGGAGAAGTGGCCTCAGCTCATCGTGCAGCAGAATCTGGACCGAGAGCAGAAGGACACATACGTGATGAAAATCAAAGTAGAGGATGGTGGAAGTCCGCAGAAATCCAGCACTGCTATTCTTCAGGTCACAGTCACTGATGTGAACGACAACAGGCCGGTGTTCAGGGAGAGCCAGGTGGAGGTCCACATTCCTGAAAATTCCCCCATTGGGACGTCTGTTGTCAGGCTGCAGGCCACAGATGCAGACATCGGGGCAAATGCAGAAATCCGATATGTGTTTGGGACTCAGGTGCCGCCTGCTACCAAGAGGCTGTTTGCTCTGAACACGACAACGGGACTGATCACAGTGCAGAGGCCTCTGGACCGGGAGGAGACGTCCACACATAAGCTGTCCGTGTTAGCCAGCGATGGCAGCTCCAGTTCAGCCAGAGCCACCATTACGATAAACGTGACGGATGTTAATGACAACCCCCCTAATATAGATCTGAGATATATAATCAGCCCTATTAATGGCACTGTTTTGCTCTCAGAGAAGGATCCTATAAATACCAAAATAGCCCTCATTACGGTGTCAGACAAAGACACAGACATTAATGGCAAAGTCATCTGTTTTATCGAAAAGGATGTTCCCTTCCATCTCAAAGCGGTTTATGATAACCAGTATCTGTTGGAAACCTCAGCACTGCTCGACTACGAGGGCACAAAGGAGTACAACTTCAAAATTGTTGCGTCAGATTCAGGAAAACCGAGCTTGAATCAAACTGCTCTGGTGAGAGTGAGACTGGAGGATGAGAATGACAATCCACCTATTTTTACTCAACCGGTAATCGAGCTGGCTGTGGTGGAAAACAACAAACGTGACTTGTTCCTCACCACCCTGACTGCCACAGATGAGGACAGTGGGAAAAACGCAGAGATTGTTTATCAGTTGGGACCCAACGCTTCATTCTTCGATCTTGACCGCAAAACTGGGGTTCTGACGGCATCCCGAGTGTTTGACCGTGAAGATCAGGATCGTTTCCTTTTCACAGTGACAGCGAGAGATAATGGCACTCCTCCTCTGCAGACTCAGGCAGCTGTCATTGTGACGGTGCTggatgaaaatgacaacaaccCCAAGTTCACACATAACCACTTCCAATTCTTTGTATCTGAGAATCTTCCAAAGTACAGCACTGTCGGTGTGATAACAGTGACAGACTCGGATGCTGGGGAAAACGCTGCCGTTTCACTTTCCATCCTGAATGACAACGAGAACTTTATTCTGGACCCTTATTCTGGAGTTATAAAGTCAAACGTGTCGTTTGATCGGGAGCAGCAGAGTTCGTACACGTTTGACGTCAGGGCAGTGGACAGTGGCAGGCCCCCGTGCTCctctgctgccaaggtgaccaTTAATGTCATCGATGTCAACGACAACACCCCCACTGTCATGTACCCTCATTCCAACACATCCTTCAAGCTTGTCCCCCTCTCATCTATTCCCGGATCAGTTGTCGCCGAGGTGTTTGCCGTCGACGGAGACACCGGAATGAATGCAGAACTCAAATACACCATAGTGAATGGGAACAGCAAGGGCTTGTTCAGGATTGACCCCGTCACAGGAAACATTACTCTGGAGGAAAAGCCGACTCTGAGTGACGTAGGACTCCATAGACTGGTGGTCAACATCAGTGATTTGGGGTACCCCAAGTCGCTCCACACTCTCGTGCTGGTGTTTCTTTACGTCAATGACACTGTTGGCAACGCAACGCTTATCTCCAATCTAATCCGCAGGACGATGGAGATGCCGATCGACCGTAACATTGGCGAAAGCAGTGAACCTTATCAAAGCGGGGACTATTTAACTATAATGATTGCGTTTGTGACCGGGGCCTTAGTGGTGATAATTGTCATCTTTGTCACTGTGCTGCTGCGCTGCCGCCACGCTTCACGGTTTAAAGCCGCGCAGAGGAAGAAGCAAGGCACAGAGTGGATGTCACCCAACACAGAGAACAAgcagaataaaaagaaaaagcgcAAGAAAAGGAAGTCGCCCAAAAGCTCGCTGCTTAACTTTGTGACCATCGAAGGAAACAAACCAGATGATCCAGCCCACGAGCCCATCAATGGAACCATCAGCTTGCCCACCGAACTGGAAGACCAAGGGATTGGACGCTTTGATTGGAATGCCACACCTACCACCACCTTCAAGCCGAGCAGCCCAGACCTGGCCCGACACTACAAGTCCGCTTCACCTCAGTCCGCCTTCCACCTGAAGGCGGACACCCCAGTTTCAGTCAAGAAGCATCATGTGATTCAGGAGCTGCCATTGGATAACACTTTTGTTGGGGGCTGTGACACCCTTTCCAAACGGTCCTCCACAAGCTCTGACcatttcagtgcctctgagtgCAGCTCCCAAGGAGGGTTCAAGACAAAGGGGCCCATGCACACCAGACAGCAG